CAGATTTGCCCGCTGCAAAATCACCCCGCTTAAATTAGCATAGCTCAAATTTGCACCGCTTAAAATCGCTTCACTAAGATTTGTGTGCTGCTCGTAATTTGGGCGAAAATCAGCTTCAACAAGCAGAGCTTTTGAAAGCACAGCCCCTCCCAAATCACACCCACACAAACAGGCTTTAATAAGTTCTGTTTCTTCTAAATTTGCTTTAATTAACTTCGCTCCCGTCAAGTCAGCTTCTCGCAAATCAGCGTGACTCAAATTAGCATGACTGAGGTTTGTTCCCCAGAGGATTGTTTCGCTTAAATTTGCTTGGCTAAGATTCGCAAAAGAAAGATTAGCTTGTCCTAGGCGCGCTTCCCGCAAATCACTTTTGCTGAGATTGGCTTTACTGAGATTTGTGCTGACTAAATTGGCTTCCCGCAGACAAGCCTCCGCTAAGTTTATTTCAGGAAAACTTTGTTCGCCGGCTGCGTGTCGTTTCAAAAAATCATCTATATTCATGGGTTTTTAGTTTGTTTGTCTTCGGTATAATCAGGCAAGGTGGCGACACACCAAAGCGGGGAAATCTATTAAAGTAGCGATTTCAAAATATCATTTTTGGTGAGAGTTCGCCCCAGAAGTTGTCAAACCAAATAATACTATATTTATCAGGCGAGTGATAAATATACAACAAGCTCTGTAATAAATCGCTATAATTTGGCAAAAAAATTAAAAATTGAGGTAACTTTGCAGGTAATATCATTCACCGTTGCCTAATATTATCAAGAGCTTTATCTAATTTCGGTTTTTCAAAAGTAGCCCCGCTGGCAAAGAAAAACTCTGTCTGACTGGCCGCCGCTCCGGGGGTGGGGGTGTTTGAGGTATCCTTTGAAAGGAGACTCTGAGAGATCCGGAAATTTTGTTTCCGAACAGCCTAAAATGTAGGCGGCGCTTAGAGGAAGCCGGAAAACTGCCCCACTTGAGCCGGCCCGCTGTGGCGCGAAATGATTTAATGGCACTAAGACTCTCCCAACGCCTACCTGACTCTAAAAGTCTGGCTCATCAAAGCTCACATATTAGGAAAGAAAACAAAAATGTTGAAAAACCGAGAAGGAGAAAAAGTACCCAACGTTACCTTCAAGACTCGCAACGGCGGTCAGTGGGTTAATGTCACTTCTGACGATTTATTTGCCGGTAAAACAGTGGTTGTTTTTTCTTTACCAGGCGCTTTCACTCCAACTTGTTCTTCTACTCATGTTCCGGGGTACAACGAACTCGCCAAAATTTTCAAAGACAATGGCGTAGATGATATTATTTGCCTTTCGGTTAATGACCCTTTTGTAATGGAAGAGTGGAAGAAAACTCAAGCAGCCGACCGCGTTACTTTTATCCCCGATGGTAATGGAGAATTTACTGAAAAAATGGGGATGTTGGTTGATAAAGAAGATTTGGGGTTTGGCAAACGTTCGTGGCGCTATTCTATGCTGGTCAAAGATGGCGTCATCGACAAAATGTTTATTGAACCAGAAAAGCCAGGAGATCCGTTTGAAGTCTCCGATGCTGAAACAATGCTGAGCTACATTAATCCGACTGCTGCTAAACCTAAGCTGGTATCTTTGTTTACAAAACCGGGTTGTCCCTATTGCGCTCGTGCCAAAACTGCTCTCCAAGAGCGTAGTATTGAGTTTGAAGAAATTGTTCTCGGTAAAGAGATTAGCACTCGTTCTTTACGAGCGGTGACGGGGGCGACTACAGTACCGCAAGTTTTTATTGATGGTAAACAAATTGGCGGTTCGGAAGCACTCGACGAATACTTGAAATCTCACTCTTTATAAGTTTGTTTAAGCTGTTAGCCGCAAGGAGAGGATCTGCTCTTTTGCTGTGAAAACTGCTGGCGAGCAAGCGTTTTCTTGTTTTAGGGGGAATGTAAAGTTTTGTTACAAATAAAATTTCCCCCTTTTTTTTCGGAAGATATGCTATATTGAGTGGCGAGAGTAGAATTCGGTTGTAGCGTTTGTTTTTAGTATTGACAGGCATTTGGCTTTTAGTATTGGCAGGCTTCTCTCCGAAATCTCACCAATCCCACCTTTCTGATTTTGGAGACGAGTTATGTCGATTTATGTAGGCAATCTTTCTTATCAAGTTACCCAAGAAGACTTGAGCGCAGTATTTGCCGAATATGGAACAGTTAAGCGGGTTCAGCTTCCCACAGACCGCGAAACGGGCCGCTTGCGTGGCTTTGCTTTTGTGGAAATGGATAGCGATGCCGAAGAAACCGCAGCGATTGAAGCTTTGGACGGCGCAGAATGGATGGGCCGTGACATGAAAGTGAACAAGGCCAAACCCCGTGAAGAGCGTGGTGGTGGTGGTGGTTATCGCGGCGGCGGTGGCGGCGGCGGTGGTGACCGTCGTGGTAACAACAATTTTTCTCGTCGTTACTAAGCTTTAAGGCTAAACCGTTAGCCCTTATAAATTTCTAAAAAGGTTCAGGCATGAATGCTTGAGCCTTTTTTCTATTTTTATGACGTTCCAACAGTCTCAACTCCATCGGCAATTTTACAAGCGATTTTGTTAAATGGATAGGTATGATTTGAGAAGTCAAAGCGGGACAAGGTATTTCAAATTAATTTAAGGACTTTTAAGTTATGCAATTTATACCGCTAATTTTTCCTTTAGTATGGCTCACCGGCCTGCTATCGTTAGCAGTTTTGGGGGGAGGAATTTACATTGTCTATAAATGGTACAGCGGCGAACTGGATGGTTATGGTTATTTAGTGGCTGGTTTGCTAATGATCTTGTGGTCTGTGGCCGGTCGTTTTTTCAGCTTGCCCTTGCTGCGGCGATGGGGTGTGAACGAACCCAAACCCATGCGTACAGGAACAGTGCGCCGCATAGCCCGCCCGGATGGTAGTGAACTGCACATAGAATTGTATGGCCCAGAAGACGGCCAACCGCTGATTTTGATACATGGTTGGGGGCCAAATAGCACAGTTTGGTATTATGCAAAACGGCAACTGAGCGACCGCTACCGGGTGATTGTTTGGGATCTGCCTGGTTTAGGGAAATCAAAACGCCCGAAAAATAACGATTATTCCTTAGAAAAATATGCCGGTGATTTAGAGGCGGTTCTTGGCCTTACGGGAGATAAACCGGCCATTGTTTTAGGACATAGTATGGG
Above is a genomic segment from Ancylothrix sp. D3o containing:
- the hetL gene encoding heterocyst differentiation pentapeptide repeat protein HetL, producing the protein MNIDDFLKRHAAGEQSFPEINLAEACLREANLVSTNLSKANLSKSDLREARLGQANLSFANLSQANLSETILWGTNLSHANLSHADLREADLTGAKLIKANLEETELIKACLCGCDLGGAVLSKALLVEADFRPNYEQHTNLSEAILSGANLSYANLSGVILQRANLDGVKLCRAILGSFKNNKFYQADLSEASLQGADLSYADLTGVNLSKANLQGADLSKTILAGANLQGAIMPDGTIRD
- a CDS encoding glutathione peroxidase produces the protein MLKNREGEKVPNVTFKTRNGGQWVNVTSDDLFAGKTVVVFSLPGAFTPTCSSTHVPGYNELAKIFKDNGVDDIICLSVNDPFVMEEWKKTQAADRVTFIPDGNGEFTEKMGMLVDKEDLGFGKRSWRYSMLVKDGVIDKMFIEPEKPGDPFEVSDAETMLSYINPTAAKPKLVSLFTKPGCPYCARAKTALQERSIEFEEIVLGKEISTRSLRAVTGATTVPQVFIDGKQIGGSEALDEYLKSHSL
- a CDS encoding RNA-binding protein; the encoded protein is MSIYVGNLSYQVTQEDLSAVFAEYGTVKRVQLPTDRETGRLRGFAFVEMDSDAEETAAIEALDGAEWMGRDMKVNKAKPREERGGGGGYRGGGGGGGGDRRGNNNFSRRY